In Pseudoxanthomonas indica, the following are encoded in one genomic region:
- the upp gene encoding uracil phosphoribosyltransferase, translated as MSVVEVSHPLVQHKIGLLRDASLSTKGFRELVTELGTLLAYEATRDLETEAATQAGWAGEVQVRRIAGAKITLVPILRAGLGMLPGVLALIPAAKVSVVGLQRDEETLQPVPYFERLTGRLDERDALILDPMLATGGTLIATIDMLKRAGCRRIRGIFLVAAPEGIEKVRAAHADVAIYTAAIDERLNQKGYILPGLGDAGDRIFGTRLD; from the coding sequence ATGTCCGTCGTCGAAGTGTCCCATCCGCTCGTCCAGCACAAGATCGGCCTGCTGCGCGACGCCTCGCTCAGTACCAAGGGCTTCCGCGAGCTGGTCACCGAGCTGGGCACCCTGCTCGCCTACGAGGCCACGCGCGATCTGGAAACCGAAGCCGCGACCCAGGCCGGATGGGCGGGTGAGGTGCAGGTGCGCAGGATTGCCGGCGCCAAGATCACCCTGGTGCCCATCCTGCGTGCCGGGCTGGGCATGCTGCCCGGCGTGCTGGCGCTGATTCCGGCGGCCAAAGTCAGCGTGGTCGGCTTGCAGCGCGATGAAGAAACCCTGCAGCCGGTGCCCTACTTCGAACGCCTGACCGGTCGCCTGGACGAGCGCGACGCGCTGATCCTGGACCCGATGCTGGCCACGGGCGGCACCTTGATCGCCACCATCGACATGCTCAAGCGCGCCGGTTGTCGCCGCATTCGTGGCATCTTCCTGGTTGCCGCGCCGGAAGGCATCGAGAAAGTGCGCGCCGCCCATGCAGACGTAGCCATCTACACGGCCGCCATCGACGAGCGGCTCAACCAAAAGGGCTACATCCTGCCCGGCCTGGGAGATGCGGGCGATCGCATCTTCGGCACGCGCCTGGATTGA
- a CDS encoding REP-associated tyrosine transposase, producing MGVLITAVTTYKRCCLDDPRSAHCVTSEIAYCEARGWVHSLAWVVMPDHVHWLLQLKEGSLNACMAVFKARSERAIQHAVDRAERVWQAGYYERRVRGSESLLGMARTILANPLRRGLVERIDHYPYQFSAWKEPVSTVNSGGRAAAGRHPP from the coding sequence GTGGGGGTACTCATCACCGCCGTCACTACCTACAAGCGCTGCTGCCTGGACGATCCCCGCAGTGCCCATTGCGTGACCAGCGAGATTGCCTATTGCGAAGCGCGCGGCTGGGTCCACTCGCTGGCCTGGGTGGTGATGCCGGATCACGTGCATTGGTTGCTGCAGCTGAAAGAGGGCAGCCTCAATGCCTGCATGGCGGTGTTCAAGGCGCGCAGCGAGCGGGCCATCCAGCATGCGGTGGATCGGGCTGAGCGTGTCTGGCAGGCCGGCTACTACGAGCGCCGTGTGCGCGGCAGCGAGAGCCTGCTGGGCATGGCGCGCACGATCCTCGCCAATCCGCTGCGGCGCGGCCTGGTGGAACGAATCGATCACTACCCGTATCAGTTCAGCGCCTGGAAGGAACCGGTCTCCACCGTCAATTCCGGCGGACGCGCTGCTGCCGGGCGCCATCCGCCGTAG
- a CDS encoding MBL fold metallo-hydrolase: protein MKLWSILGNSQKLDGGAMFGNAPRAMWSQWLAPDEQNRVPLACRALLASPLNGKTVLFETGIGAFFEPKMRERFGVQEERHVLLDSLAEAGYSHEDIDVVVLSHLHFDHAGGLLAPWEDGQPPRLLFPNAVFVVGRAHWQRALEPHPRDRASFIPELQDLLEASGRLELVEGEVTPALGESVRFSFSDGHTPGLMLAEIQGPELVQGQAHGGVVFCADLIPGRSWVHVPITMGYDRNAELLIDEKRVFLDDKLARNVHLFFTHDPDCALAKLTRDDKGRFGVTHVQPQLHARAL, encoded by the coding sequence ATGAAACTCTGGTCCATTCTGGGAAATTCGCAGAAGCTCGACGGTGGCGCCATGTTCGGCAACGCGCCGCGGGCGATGTGGTCGCAATGGCTGGCGCCTGACGAGCAGAACCGGGTGCCGTTGGCCTGTCGCGCCCTGCTGGCATCGCCGCTCAACGGCAAGACGGTGTTGTTCGAAACCGGCATCGGCGCATTCTTTGAACCGAAGATGCGCGAGCGCTTCGGGGTGCAGGAAGAGCGCCATGTCCTGCTGGACTCGCTGGCCGAGGCCGGCTACTCGCACGAAGACATCGACGTGGTCGTGCTCAGTCACCTGCACTTCGATCATGCCGGTGGCCTGCTGGCGCCGTGGGAAGACGGCCAGCCGCCGCGCCTGCTGTTCCCCAATGCGGTTTTCGTGGTGGGGCGCGCGCACTGGCAGCGTGCGCTCGAGCCGCATCCGCGCGATCGCGCCAGCTTCATTCCCGAACTGCAAGACCTGCTCGAAGCCAGCGGTCGCCTGGAACTGGTGGAGGGCGAGGTCACGCCTGCGCTCGGTGAGAGCGTGCGCTTCAGTTTCAGTGACGGCCATACACCCGGCCTGATGCTGGCGGAAATCCAGGGACCCGAGCTTGTGCAGGGCCAGGCGCATGGCGGCGTGGTGTTCTGCGCGGATCTGATTCCCGGCCGTTCGTGGGTGCATGTGCCGATCACCATGGGCTACGACCGTAATGCGGAACTGCTGATTGACGAGAAGCGCGTGTTCCTCGACGACAAGCTCGCCCGCAATGTCCATCTGTTCTTCACCCACGATCCCGATTGCGCGCTGGCCAAGCTGACGCGCGATGACAAGGGCCGCTTTGGCGTGACTCACGTCCAGCCGCAGCTGCACGCACGCGCGCTCTGA
- the ggt gene encoding gamma-glutamyltransferase, protein MSLFLLLSPALRAAERDADAPAPHPPGAAIASAHKLATEAGFEILHAGGNAFDAAVAVSSVLSVVEPISSGLGGGGFFLLHDQRSGKDVFIDARETAPAAATPQAYLLANGDFNRDRAENGPWAAGIPGLPAALVHLAKNYGKLPLKTSLGPAIRIARDGFPVYGRLVRGYASRRDVMDRYPGTRAVFQVNGQALKEGDLFKQPDLARTLQLLAERGHDGFYQGEVAKKLIAGVKAEGGQWTAKELAGYQVREREPLRFKYRDWQITTAPPPSSGGVAVAQMLQILEAWDLAKLDEVHRTHLTVEAMRRAFRDRTFYLGDPDFVDIPMKTLMSRDYAAGLRATINPEKATPSDIFSGQPTPLEDDETTHFSIIDGDGNRVAATQTVNLLFGSGLIPPGTGVLLNNEMDDFALKPGTPNAFGVMGFEANAPKPGKRMLSSMTPSFMESADEVAVLGTPGGSRIITMVLLGMLGYDQGLGAQEVAALPRFHHQWYPDVISAESGAFSPQVADALRKMGHTVDLPGDTASGGRGSSHVWGNLQTVSWNRRSNTLTGGADPRNPVGEAKVELSQPAAP, encoded by the coding sequence CTGTCGCTTTTCCTTTTGCTCTCCCCGGCCTTGCGCGCCGCCGAACGCGATGCCGACGCTCCAGCCCCGCATCCTCCCGGCGCTGCCATCGCCAGCGCGCACAAGCTGGCGACCGAGGCCGGATTCGAGATCCTGCATGCCGGTGGCAACGCGTTTGATGCAGCCGTGGCCGTGTCTTCGGTGCTGTCGGTGGTGGAACCGATCAGTTCCGGCCTGGGTGGCGGTGGATTCTTCCTGCTGCACGATCAACGCAGCGGCAAGGACGTCTTCATCGATGCACGCGAAACCGCGCCCGCCGCCGCCACGCCGCAGGCCTACCTGCTGGCCAATGGCGACTTCAACCGCGACCGCGCCGAGAACGGTCCCTGGGCGGCGGGCATTCCCGGCTTGCCCGCCGCGCTCGTCCATCTGGCGAAGAACTACGGCAAGCTGCCGCTGAAAACTTCGTTGGGTCCGGCCATCCGCATCGCGCGCGACGGCTTTCCGGTCTACGGTCGCCTTGTCCGCGGCTATGCCTCACGGCGCGATGTGATGGATCGCTATCCCGGCACCCGCGCGGTGTTCCAGGTCAATGGCCAGGCGCTGAAGGAAGGCGATCTGTTCAAGCAGCCCGACCTGGCGCGCACGCTGCAGCTGCTGGCGGAACGCGGTCATGACGGCTTCTACCAGGGCGAGGTGGCGAAGAAGCTAATCGCCGGGGTCAAGGCCGAAGGCGGGCAGTGGACGGCGAAGGAACTGGCCGGCTACCAGGTGCGTGAGCGCGAGCCGCTCAGGTTCAAGTACCGCGACTGGCAGATCACCACCGCACCGCCGCCGTCCTCCGGTGGTGTGGCGGTGGCGCAGATGCTGCAGATTCTGGAGGCCTGGGATCTGGCCAAGCTCGATGAGGTACATCGCACCCACCTGACCGTGGAAGCCATGCGGCGCGCCTTTCGCGACCGCACGTTCTATCTGGGCGATCCGGACTTCGTCGACATTCCCATGAAGACGCTGATGAGCCGCGACTATGCCGCTGGCCTGCGCGCCACCATCAATCCGGAAAAGGCCACGCCCAGCGACATCTTCTCCGGTCAGCCCACGCCGCTGGAAGACGACGAAACGACCCACTTCAGCATCATCGACGGCGATGGCAATCGCGTGGCCGCCACCCAGACGGTCAACCTGCTGTTCGGCTCGGGCCTGATTCCCCCCGGCACCGGCGTGCTGCTCAACAACGAGATGGATGACTTCGCGCTCAAGCCCGGCACGCCCAACGCGTTCGGCGTGATGGGCTTTGAAGCCAATGCGCCCAAGCCGGGCAAGCGCATGTTGAGCTCGATGACGCCCAGCTTCATGGAGTCGGCGGATGAAGTGGCGGTACTCGGCACGCCCGGCGGCAGCCGCATCATCACCATGGTCCTGCTCGGCATGCTTGGCTATGACCAGGGTCTGGGCGCGCAGGAAGTTGCGGCACTGCCGCGCTTCCACCACCAGTGGTATCCCGACGTCATCTCCGCCGAAAGCGGCGCGTTCAGTCCGCAGGTGGCCGATGCCCTGCGCAAGATGGGCCATACCGTGGACTTGCCGGGCGACACCGCCAGCGGAGGTCGCGGCTCCAGCCATGTCTGGGGCAACCTGCAGACCGTTTCCTGGAATCGCCGCAGCAACACGCTGACCGGCGGCGCCGACCCGCGCAACCCGGTCGGCGAGGCCAAGGTGGAACTGAGCCAGCCCGCAGCCCCGTAA
- a CDS encoding autotransporter domain-containing protein produces MSKATPSRGAQPRLRKLTRAILLATLASTPALVLAQASSYTETGKIGDARSWQTEEFKIDWGLGAVGADEAYARGLSGKGVKVGVYDDGFPAWHPDLEGITPLSFGDPGCESGDDISQNGCFHTESGTTVTYTAAPTAAQDAIIKDAIAAGTITQRQYDALQTGFVYGTHGSHVAGIAGGRRDGSGMHGVAFNAGLVGAASTSNIYMDALSALGLPDGSRLNQGPGLEAEAAMRELMNKAGVRVVNNSWGLGTEPKTAAEMDAKAASDYKVYLDALAADTRKYGMLQVFAAGNDSGQIAGIWATLPRYYADVAPYWVSVANAQQDGTLHASSSICGLSKDWCITAPGAAIISTVPAGNITGELLVDDADVVTGVNVTAEEKLAGYAEMTGTSMASPHVTGGLALLMERYPYLTNPQVRDVLLTTARDLGEAGVDEIYGWGMMDLKKAIDGPGMLRVDTDVLMDQHAGGAKVWEGEAWDDWRNDISGPGKLSKSGEGWLRLSGRNTFAGATVKQGTLELAAENQLGGSVQVAGGTLLLNGALVDTRLEVESGVARVNGLVRGGETVVAMGGRLEGTGTLSNTVVGGTISPDGRGTIGTLTVNGNYTQQAGSVYEVDVQAPTSSDLVQVTGSAVLEGGTIQVDAAAVELGQSYTILRAADITGSFGGVGFASATPFMTMAWSQTSTALALNAVRGQALTSAAYTDNQMAVAGAADAASDSDPFLSRLVHMNAAQATAAFDQLSGEAYASQTSVLLDQGQRMNELVVDRTRTSQTRFAQQGDDGRGNNLWVDVQSHGGDIDSNDNAARTRYHANGLTLGYDYIFGDQWQVGAVASAQKGDMNVRQRGSKHDYDTNFYGVYGGKAWGNFGLRAGYLISRSKISAERTASYGSFSDLNRADYHSDGRQGYVEGGYTFRMGERFEMEPYAQWARVEAKTDGFTETGGRSALQVARHKDQVDFTTGGLRFAADLSPGAGQTWLSLGGSLGYRHATGDIEPSLTAAWVGGGYFNAWGSPIAKNATLLNLNLAARLSPNTLLELGYDGQYASDARDHAVNARATWRF; encoded by the coding sequence ATGTCAAAAGCAACTCCCTCCCGGGGCGCGCAACCGCGTCTCCGCAAGCTCACCCGCGCCATCCTGCTGGCCACGCTGGCTTCCACGCCCGCCCTGGTGCTGGCGCAGGCCAGCTCATACACCGAGACCGGCAAGATAGGTGATGCCAGGAGCTGGCAAACCGAAGAATTCAAGATTGATTGGGGACTGGGAGCAGTCGGCGCCGACGAAGCGTATGCCCGCGGCCTCAGCGGCAAGGGCGTCAAGGTGGGCGTATACGATGACGGCTTCCCTGCCTGGCACCCGGACTTGGAAGGTATCACCCCGCTGAGCTTCGGCGACCCCGGCTGCGAATCCGGCGACGACATCAGTCAAAACGGCTGCTTCCACACGGAGAGCGGCACCACGGTCACTTACACCGCCGCCCCCACGGCTGCGCAGGACGCCATCATCAAGGATGCCATCGCGGCCGGCACGATTACGCAGCGACAGTACGACGCCCTCCAGACGGGCTTTGTCTACGGCACCCATGGTTCGCATGTGGCCGGCATTGCAGGCGGGCGCCGTGACGGCAGCGGCATGCATGGCGTTGCCTTCAATGCCGGTCTGGTCGGCGCCGCGTCCACCTCCAACATCTATATGGATGCGCTGTCCGCGCTGGGCCTGCCGGACGGCAGCAGACTCAACCAGGGGCCCGGGTTGGAAGCCGAGGCCGCGATGCGCGAGTTGATGAACAAGGCTGGCGTGCGCGTGGTCAACAACTCCTGGGGCCTGGGCACCGAACCCAAGACCGCCGCCGAGATGGACGCCAAGGCGGCCAGTGACTACAAGGTCTACCTGGACGCCCTGGCCGCCGACACCCGCAAGTACGGCATGTTGCAGGTCTTCGCGGCCGGCAATGACAGCGGCCAGATCGCTGGCATCTGGGCCACGTTGCCGCGTTACTACGCCGACGTGGCGCCCTACTGGGTGAGTGTGGCCAATGCACAGCAGGACGGTACGCTGCATGCTTCCTCCAGCATCTGCGGCCTGAGCAAGGACTGGTGCATCACCGCGCCGGGCGCCGCGATCATCTCGACCGTCCCGGCGGGCAACATCACCGGCGAGCTGCTGGTTGACGATGCTGACGTCGTGACCGGGGTCAATGTCACCGCCGAGGAGAAGCTTGCGGGCTATGCCGAAATGACCGGCACCTCCATGGCCAGCCCGCATGTCACCGGCGGCCTGGCGCTGCTGATGGAACGCTACCCCTACCTGACCAATCCGCAGGTGCGCGACGTGCTGTTGACCACCGCGCGCGATCTGGGTGAGGCCGGCGTGGACGAAATCTACGGCTGGGGCATGATGGATCTGAAGAAGGCCATCGATGGCCCCGGCATGCTGCGGGTGGATACCGATGTACTGATGGACCAGCACGCCGGTGGCGCCAAGGTGTGGGAAGGCGAAGCCTGGGATGACTGGCGCAACGACATCAGCGGCCCGGGCAAGCTCAGCAAGTCCGGTGAGGGCTGGCTGCGCCTGAGCGGCCGCAATACCTTTGCTGGTGCCACGGTCAAGCAGGGCACGCTGGAACTGGCAGCCGAAAACCAACTGGGCGGCAGCGTGCAAGTGGCTGGCGGCACCTTGCTGTTGAACGGTGCGCTGGTTGATACGCGGCTGGAAGTGGAGTCTGGTGTGGCGCGAGTCAATGGTCTGGTGCGCGGTGGCGAAACCGTCGTGGCCATGGGCGGCCGCCTGGAAGGCACCGGCACTCTGTCCAACACGGTGGTCGGCGGCACGATTTCGCCGGATGGCCGTGGCACCATCGGCACGCTGACCGTCAACGGCAACTACACGCAGCAAGCCGGTTCGGTCTACGAAGTGGACGTCCAGGCACCGACCAGCTCGGACCTGGTGCAGGTCACTGGCAGCGCCGTTCTGGAAGGTGGCACGATTCAGGTGGACGCGGCGGCCGTGGAGTTGGGCCAGTCGTACACGATCCTGCGAGCCGCGGACATCACCGGTTCCTTCGGCGGCGTGGGCTTTGCCAGTGCCACGCCGTTCATGACGATGGCTTGGAGCCAAACCTCCACGGCGCTGGCGTTGAACGCGGTGCGTGGTCAGGCGTTGACCTCCGCCGCGTACACCGACAATCAGATGGCCGTGGCGGGTGCGGCTGACGCAGCGAGCGATTCCGATCCGTTCCTGAGCCGACTGGTACATATGAACGCTGCACAGGCCACTGCCGCCTTTGACCAGCTCAGTGGCGAAGCCTATGCCAGCCAGACCTCGGTGCTGCTGGATCAGGGCCAGCGGATGAACGAGTTGGTGGTGGATCGTACGCGCACCTCGCAGACCCGCTTCGCCCAGCAGGGCGACGATGGCCGCGGCAATAATTTGTGGGTGGATGTGCAGAGCCACGGCGGGGACATCGACAGCAACGACAATGCCGCGCGCACTCGTTACCACGCCAATGGCTTGACCTTGGGCTACGACTACATCTTCGGTGACCAGTGGCAGGTGGGTGCCGTGGCGTCGGCGCAGAAGGGCGACATGAATGTGCGTCAGCGTGGCAGCAAGCACGACTACGACACCAATTTCTACGGTGTGTACGGCGGCAAGGCGTGGGGCAACTTCGGCTTGCGTGCGGGTTACTTGATCTCCCGTTCGAAGATCAGCGCAGAGCGCACCGCCAGCTATGGCAGCTTCAGCGACCTCAATCGCGCCGACTACCACAGTGACGGTCGCCAGGGTTATGTGGAAGGCGGCTACACCTTCCGCATGGGCGAGCGCTTCGAGATGGAGCCCTACGCCCAGTGGGCGCGTGTGGAAGCCAAGACCGATGGCTTTACCGAAACCGGCGGCAGGAGCGCGCTGCAAGTTGCACGCCACAAGGACCAGGTGGACTTCACCACCGGCGGACTTCGCTTCGCGGCTGACCTGAGCCCCGGTGCCGGCCAGACCTGGCTGAGCCTGGGCGGCTCGCTGGGTTACCGGCATGCCACGGGCGACATCGAACCCAGCCTGACAGCAGCCTGGGTGGGCGGTGGCTACTTCAACGCCTGGGGTTCGCCGATTGCCAAGAACGCCACCTTGCTCAATCTGAATCTGGCGGCGCGCCTGAGTCCGAACACCCTGCTGGAACTGGGTTACGACGGCCAGTACGCCAGCGATGCACGTGACCATGCGGTCAACGCACGCGCCACCTGGCGCTTCTGA
- a CDS encoding YfhL family 4Fe-4S dicluster ferredoxin: MSLKINELCVNCDVCEPACPNQAISMGEAIYVIDPARCTECVGHFDEPQCVVVCPVECIDADPAFPESHDDLLAKLRSLQSAG, encoded by the coding sequence ATGTCCCTCAAGATCAACGAACTCTGCGTCAATTGCGATGTCTGCGAGCCGGCCTGCCCCAACCAGGCCATCTCGATGGGCGAGGCGATTTACGTCATCGACCCGGCACGTTGCACCGAATGTGTGGGTCATTTCGACGAACCTCAATGCGTGGTCGTCTGCCCGGTCGAATGCATCGACGCGGACCCCGCCTTTCCCGAAAGCCACGACGACCTGCTGGCCAAACTGCGCAGCCTCCAGAGCGCAGGCTGA
- the coaD gene encoding pantetheine-phosphate adenylyltransferase, with the protein MSVSRHRTAVYPGTFDPITNGHIDLIDRAAPLFERLIIGVAESPGKGPALPLALRVDLTRKAVAHHAHVEVLGFDGLLAHFVEEVGGGVLLRGLRAVSDFEYEFQLASMNRHLIPEVETLFLTPAEQYGFISSSLVREISRLGGDVSGFVTADVAAALKTQWQRA; encoded by the coding sequence ATGAGCGTGTCCCGTCACCGTACCGCGGTCTATCCCGGCACGTTCGACCCGATCACCAACGGCCACATCGATTTGATCGACCGCGCCGCGCCGCTGTTCGAGCGCCTGATCATCGGCGTGGCGGAAAGCCCGGGCAAAGGGCCGGCGTTGCCGCTGGCGCTGCGGGTGGACCTGACCCGCAAGGCCGTGGCCCACCATGCGCATGTGGAAGTGTTGGGCTTCGACGGCCTGCTGGCGCATTTTGTCGAGGAAGTCGGCGGCGGCGTGCTGCTGCGCGGGCTGCGCGCGGTCTCGGATTTCGAGTACGAATTCCAGCTGGCCAGCATGAACCGTCATCTGATTCCGGAAGTGGAAACCCTGTTCCTGACCCCCGCAGAGCAGTACGGATTCATCTCTTCGTCGCTGGTCCGCGAGATTTCGCGGCTGGGCGGAGACGTCTCGGGTTTCGTCACTGCCGATGTGGCGGCTGCCCTGAAGACGCAGTGGCAACGCGCTTAA
- the rsmD gene encoding 16S rRNA (guanine(966)-N(2))-methyltransferase RsmD has protein sequence MKPPRAPRSGAPSAAVSGHVRIIGGRWRGSKLPVTDLAGLRPSADRVRETLFNWLMPHLPGAVVLDAFAGSGALGLEAVSRGAARAVLVERDSQAVRALQASAARLDTDGQVRVIADDVLRWLATAHAESFDLVFLDPPFAASAWDHALAALAPRLAPGAWVYLESPVTLEPAVPQGWVLHREGRTRDVRYALYRASAGQGADTLRDDSNEPASA, from the coding sequence ATGAAGCCGCCCCGCGCTCCTCGTTCCGGCGCACCCTCCGCAGCGGTCAGCGGGCATGTGCGCATCATTGGTGGCCGCTGGCGTGGCAGCAAGTTGCCGGTGACGGATCTGGCCGGACTGCGCCCCAGCGCTGATCGCGTGCGCGAAACCCTGTTCAATTGGCTCATGCCGCATCTGCCGGGCGCCGTGGTGCTGGATGCCTTTGCCGGCAGTGGCGCGCTGGGCCTGGAAGCGGTTTCGCGCGGCGCCGCACGCGCCGTGCTGGTGGAGCGCGATTCGCAGGCGGTCCGGGCTTTGCAGGCCAGCGCGGCGCGGCTGGACACTGACGGCCAGGTCCGGGTCATCGCCGATGACGTGCTGCGCTGGCTGGCCACTGCCCACGCCGAGTCGTTCGATCTGGTATTCCTGGACCCGCCGTTTGCCGCTTCTGCCTGGGATCACGCGTTGGCCGCGCTGGCGCCACGCCTGGCTCCCGGCGCCTGGGTCTACCTGGAGTCCCCGGTCACGCTGGAACCGGCCGTGCCGCAGGGCTGGGTCCTGCATCGCGAAGGCCGCACGCGTGATGTCCGTTACGCCCTGTACCGCGCGTCAGCCGGGCAGGGCGCTGATACACTGCGCGACGACTCCAACGAGCCAGCCTCCGCATGA
- the ftsY gene encoding signal recognition particle-docking protein FtsY encodes MVSWFRRKKPDAPASLPETQRPATSSDTSNDVAAAVDVSPSAVPATVIEPAPIAPLQADPPADASQAAPAAAGKVGWRERLRKSSAALGLSGLFSRHPRLDDDLLDELETALLTADVGVPATTALIEDLRKRMKAREFGDAQALLAALRADLIALLAPVAKPLQIDPRIKPFVLLTVGVNGVGKTTTIGKLARRFKDEGHSLMLAAGDTFRAAAVAQLQAWGDRNGVQVVAQGQNADAASVAFDALQAAKARGTEVLIADTAGRLHTQQGLMAELGKIKRVLQKVDASAPHEVLLVIDGTTGQNALSQLRQFHAAVNITGLVVTKLDGTAKGGVVFALAREFGIPIRFAGIGERPEDLRVFDAEAFVDALLPESLGQ; translated from the coding sequence ATGGTCAGCTGGTTCCGACGCAAGAAGCCTGACGCGCCCGCGAGCCTGCCCGAGACGCAGCGCCCGGCGACCTCCTCCGATACTTCCAACGATGTGGCCGCAGCCGTCGACGTCAGTCCGTCGGCAGTGCCGGCGACCGTCATCGAACCGGCCCCGATTGCACCGCTGCAGGCCGATCCGCCTGCTGATGCATCGCAAGCGGCCCCCGCGGCGGCCGGCAAGGTGGGTTGGCGCGAGCGCCTGCGCAAGAGCAGTGCCGCGCTGGGCCTGAGTGGCCTGTTCTCGCGCCACCCGCGCCTGGACGATGACCTGCTGGACGAACTTGAAACCGCCCTGCTCACGGCCGATGTCGGCGTGCCCGCCACCACCGCCCTCATCGAAGACCTGCGCAAGCGCATGAAGGCGCGTGAGTTTGGCGATGCGCAGGCGCTGCTGGCCGCGCTGCGCGCGGACCTGATCGCCCTGCTGGCGCCGGTCGCCAAGCCTTTGCAGATCGATCCCCGGATCAAGCCCTTCGTATTGTTGACGGTGGGCGTCAATGGCGTGGGCAAGACCACGACCATCGGCAAGCTTGCGCGCCGCTTCAAGGACGAGGGCCACAGCTTGATGCTGGCCGCGGGCGATACTTTCCGCGCTGCTGCGGTCGCGCAATTGCAGGCCTGGGGCGATCGCAACGGCGTGCAAGTGGTGGCGCAGGGCCAGAACGCCGACGCCGCATCGGTGGCTTTCGATGCATTGCAGGCGGCGAAGGCGCGTGGCACCGAAGTGCTGATCGCCGACACTGCCGGTCGCCTGCATACCCAGCAAGGTCTGATGGCCGAGTTGGGAAAGATCAAGCGCGTGCTGCAGAAAGTCGATGCCAGCGCGCCGCACGAGGTGTTGCTGGTCATCGATGGCACCACCGGGCAGAACGCGCTTTCGCAGCTGCGCCAGTTCCACGCCGCGGTGAACATCACCGGCCTGGTGGTGACCAAGCTGGATGGCACGGCCAAAGGTGGCGTGGTGTTTGCACTGGCGCGCGAGTTCGGCATCCCGATCCGGTTTGCAGGGATTGGCGAGCGACCCGAAGATTTGCGCGTGTTCGACGCTGAAGCCTTTGTCGATGCCTTGCTGCCGGAATCCCTGGGTCAGTGA
- the mutY gene encoding A/G-specific adenine glycosylase gives MPGSVTTTLVDSFAAQLLDWFDHAGRHDLPWLHPRTPYRVWLSEIMLQQTQVKTVIPYFARFLQAFPTLPDLAAASLDDVLAQWSGLGYYARARNLHATARACVERHGGDLPRDLDALIALPGIGRSTAGAILSQAWGDRFPILDGNVKRVLARYHGIAGWPGLPAVEKQMWSLAGAHLPEARMADYTQAQMDLGATLCTRSDPACMLCPVQSGCVALRDGRVDELPTSKPGKALPERTALVLLAANAAGQVLLQRRPPSSIWASLWSLPEAADHDSARAWFERHLAGEYDRAEALVEVPHVFSHYKLRMHPLRWRDLQARAAVNDNADLRWVSAAELPQLGLPAPIRRMLQSL, from the coding sequence ATCCCTGGGTCAGTGACGACGACCCTCGTCGACTCGTTCGCCGCACAGCTGCTGGACTGGTTCGATCACGCCGGTCGCCACGATCTGCCCTGGCTGCACCCGCGCACGCCCTATCGGGTGTGGCTGTCGGAAATCATGCTGCAGCAGACCCAGGTCAAGACCGTCATTCCCTACTTCGCGCGATTCCTGCAGGCGTTTCCAACGCTGCCGGACCTGGCGGCGGCATCGCTCGATGACGTACTGGCGCAGTGGTCGGGGCTGGGCTACTACGCCCGCGCGCGCAATCTGCACGCCACCGCCAGGGCGTGTGTCGAACGGCACGGCGGTGACCTGCCACGGGATCTGGATGCATTGATCGCCCTGCCCGGCATTGGCCGCAGCACCGCCGGTGCGATCCTGTCGCAAGCTTGGGGTGATCGCTTTCCGATCCTCGACGGCAACGTCAAGCGCGTCCTCGCCCGCTATCACGGCATCGCCGGCTGGCCCGGTTTGCCGGCGGTGGAAAAACAGATGTGGTCGCTGGCGGGAGCGCACCTGCCCGAAGCACGCATGGCTGACTACACCCAGGCGCAGATGGATCTGGGCGCGACCCTGTGCACGCGCAGCGACCCGGCCTGCATGCTCTGTCCCGTGCAATCGGGCTGCGTTGCCTTGCGCGATGGGCGCGTGGACGAGTTGCCCACCTCCAAGCCGGGCAAGGCGTTGCCGGAACGCACGGCGCTGGTACTGCTGGCCGCGAACGCCGCAGGCCAGGTGTTGCTGCAACGGCGTCCGCCCAGCAGTATCTGGGCCTCGCTGTGGTCACTGCCGGAAGCGGCCGATCACGACAGCGCGCGCGCATGGTTCGAACGCCACCTGGCCGGCGAGTACGACCGGGCAGAGGCGCTGGTGGAGGTCCCCCATGTTTTCAGCCACTACAAACTGCGCATGCATCCGCTGCGCTGGCGCGACCTGCAGGCTCGCGCGGCGGTGAACGACAATGCGGATCTGCGTTGGGTCAGCGCAGCCGAACTGCCGCAGTTGGGTCTGCCCGCGCCCATTCGTCGCATGCTGCAATCGCTTTGA